The Salvelinus alpinus chromosome 14, SLU_Salpinus.1, whole genome shotgun sequence genomic sequence AATCTCTCCCTTTGTTGTGTATGTGTTCAGGTAGAATTGGGCGGCTGGATCTCTACTGTACTGGACCACCGCAACGCGATCTTTGTTCTCACCCACACTGTGTGTCTCCACCACTCTTTGAACAAAGTCACGCATGGCTGGGAATCCACTCCTAGTGCCATCAGATCCATCCAGCAAGAACACAACATCCCTCCTGGGAGCCTGACTCTCAACTAGGGAATGTGAAGGTTCAGATAAAGAGTCATATTACATGTGGCATAGGTAAGGGAAAACAGGACAAAGCTGCTTCTGTCACATGAAAGTCATCCCTTTCACTTATCACAAACAACTATTCAAAGAAAGTGACAATTTGTGCATTGGCCTGAGTTATATCATAGGGAACATTGGTACAGAGGTATGAAATGAAACCACATGAAAGGCCTCAGGGGAATCTACACAAGTGTTCTAAGCTATCAACTACTCTATCCTAATGTAAAAGATGAACTGGAACAGAACAAACCATATTTTTCTTACCTACTATTGTTGGTATTAGTGTTGGTGTCATGGTTGTGTCCTGTATAATGGCAGTGTTCATGGCAGAAAGAAGCTGCTGTTGGATGTTGGGGAGGTCAGTAAATTCAGACACGGAGAGAGCATAACTGGGGTCATAGGATATCTTCTGTAATTCTCTGCTATCAGAGCTCCTTGTTCCAATTCCAAACACCAAGACACCAAGCTCCTTGAGAGCAGAAGCTGGTTTATCTACATTGTCAAAGGACCTTCCACCATTTAGCAGTATCAGAatctgtggaacactttcaaggcGCCTACTTCCAGAGGAGGCAGTAAAGACGTAGTCCCTGACATACTGGAGagctgctccagtgttgagggGTCTCCCTCCTTTGTGCTTCAGCCCTCTTACGGTGTCAACAACCTCTTGTTTTCTTGTGTAAGTGTTCAGATAGAAGTGGGCCTCTGGTTCTCTGCTATACTGTACCACAGAGACTCGATCTCTGTTCTCCCCTACAGTGAGTTTCTCCACTACTCTTTGAACAAAGTCACGCATGTCTGGGAAGCCATTCCTAGTGCCATCAGAACCATCCAGCAAGAATACTACATCCTTTCTGGCGATGCTTAGGTCCACTAAGAGTATcagaaacaaaacagaaaatgtATGTCAACATTGCTTCATCAAACCTGAAATATGTGTTTGTTGCTTTAGTTTTCCTAGATAATGCATCCGGTCTTACCTATGACTGTTGGGGAAATGGGTGTGGCGCCAACGTGTACAGTAATGAGTGAGGAGAAAAACTTATCCTGGACGCTGGGGAGATCAGAGAATTCAGAAACAGACTGGGAATAACTGGGGTTAGAGGCAATCCTTTGAACCTCTTTGCTAGAATTTCTGTTTCCAATGGCAAAGATCAAGACCCCACTCTCTTTCAGGGCAGAAACTGGTATGTCAACATTATCATTGGACCTCCCGCCACTCAGCAGTATCAGCATCTGAGGGACACCCTCTTGGCTTCTGCTTCCCGAGGAGGCAGTAAAGACGTTGTCCCTTACATACTGGAGGgctgccccagtgttgaggggtcTACCTCCTCTGTGCCTCAGACCTCTGACGATGTCAAGAATGTCGCCCTTTGTGGTGTAAGTGTTCAGATAGAAATTCACTTCTTGATCTCTACCGTACTGGACCACAGAAACGCGGTCTTTGTCTCCTCCCACATTGAGTTTCTCTACTACTCTCTGAACAAAATCACGCATTGCTGGGAATCCATTCCTTGTGCcatcagaaccatccagaaggaatACCACATCCTTTCTGGCGGTGTCATGATCAACTGAGAAAATAAATAGATGATGTCAATCAAACTGATCAAATGTGGTGTTTTTAGCCAAATGATATAGTCGTTTCTAAGACTCAGCGGCCATTTTGCTAACACATCCTGACTCTTCAttcacagtgataacacataccTAAAACTGTTGGTGATTCTGGAGTAACATCAATAACCACTGCCTCCACCGAGGACAGAAGTTGCTGCTGGATGCTCGGAAGGTCAGTAAAgtctgagacagacagagcgtaACTGGGATCATGTGATATCCTCTGCAATTCTCTGCTATCAGAGCTCCTTGTTCCAATTCCAAAGACCAAGACCCCAAGCTCCTTCAGAGCCGAGGCTGGCGTGTCAACATTGTCAACGGACCTTCCACCACTCAACAGAATCAGTAGCTGTGGAACGCCTTCCAAGCGTCTGCTTCCGGAGGAGGCAGTAAAGACATTGTCCCTCACATACTGGAGAGCTGCTCCAGTGTTGAGAGGTCTCCCGCCTTTGTGTCTCAGACCTCTTACAGTGTTGAGAATCTCTCCCTTTGTTGTGTATGTGTTCAGGTAGAATTGGGCGGCTGGATCTCTACTGTACTGGACCACCGCAACGCGATCTTTGTTCTCATCCACACTGAGTGTCTCCACCACTCTTTGAACAAAGTCACGCATGGCTGGGAATCCACTCCTAGTGCCATCAGATCCATCCAGCAAGAACACAACATCCCTCCTGGGAGCCTGACTCTCAACTAGGGAATGTGAAGGTTCAGATAAAGAGTCATATTACATGTGGCATAGGTAAGGGAAAACAGGACAAAGCTGCTTCTGTCACATGAAAGTCATCCCTTTCACTGATCACAAACAACTATTCAAAGAAAGTGACAATTTGTGCATTGGCCTGAGTTATATCATAGGGAACATTGGTACAGAGGTATGAAATGAAACCACATGAAAGGCCTCAGGGGAATCTACACAAGTGTTCTAAGCTATCAACTACTCTATCCTAATGTAAAAGAGGAATTGGAACAGATCAAAACCATATTTTTCTTACCTACTATTGTTGGTATTAGCGTTGGTGTCATGGTTGTGTCCTGTATAATGGCAGTGTTCATGGCAGAAAGAAGCTGCTGTTGGATGTTGGGGAGGTCAGTAAATTCAGACACGGAGAGAGCATAACTGGGGTCATAGGATATCTTCTGTAATTCTCTGCTATCAGAGCTCCTTGTTCCAATTCCAAACACCAAGACTCCAAGCTCCTTGAGAGCAGAAGCTGGTTTATCTACATTGTCAAAGGACCTTCCACCATTTAGCAGTATCAGAatctgtggaacactttcaaggcGCCTACTTCCAGAGGAGGCAGTAAAGACGTAGTCCATGACATACTGGAGagctgctccagtgttgagggGTCTCCCTCCTCTGTGCTTCAGCCCTCTTACGGTGTCAACAACCTCTTGTTTTCTTGTGTAAGTGTTCAGATAGAAGTGGGCCTCTGGTTCTCTGCTATACTGTACCACAGAGACTCGATCTCTGTTCTCCCCTACAGTGAGTTTCTCCACTACTCTTTGAACAAAGTCACGCATTTCTGGGAAGCCATTCCTAGTGCCATCAGAACCATCCAGCAAGAATACTATATCCTTTCTGGCGATGCTTAGGTCCACTAAGAGTATcagaaacaaaacagaaaatgtATGTCAACATTGCTTCATCaaagtgtcctggctaaattcccaatctggccctcaaccatcacggtcacctaataatccccagtttacaattggctctttcatccccctcctctcccctgtaactattccccaggtcgttgctgcaaatgagaacgtgttctcagtcaacttacctggtaaaataacggtaaaataaataaataaataaaaagctgaaatatgtGTTTGTTGCTTTAGTTTTCCTAGATAATGCATCCGGTCTTACCTATGACTGTTGGGGAAATGGGTGTGGCGCCAACGTGTACAGTAATGAGTGAGGAGAGAAACTTATCCTGGACGCTGGGGAGATCAGAGAATTCAGAAACAGACTGGGAATAACTGGGGTCAGAGGCAATCCTTTGAACCTCTTTGCTAGAATTTCTGTTTCCAATGGCAAAGATCAAGACCCCACTCTCTTTCAGGGCAGAAACTGGTATATCAACATTATCATTGGACCTCCCGCCACTCAGCAGTATCAGCATCTGAGGGACACCCTCTTGGCTTCTGCTTCCCGAGGAGGCAGTAAAGACGTTGTCCCTTACATACTGGAGGgctgccccagtgttgaggggtcTACCTCCTCTGTGCCTCAGACCTCTGATGATGTCAAGAATGTCACCCTTTGTGGTGTATGTGTTCAGATAGAAATTCACTTCTTGATCTCTACCGTACTGGACCACAGAAACGCGGTCTTTGTCTCCTCCCACATTGAGTTTCTCTACTACTCTCTGAACAAAATCACGCATTGCTGGGAATCCATTCCTTGTGCcatcagaaccatccagaaggaatACCACATCCTTTCTGGCGGTGTCATGATCAACTGAGAAAATAAATAGATTATGTCAATCAAACTGATCAAATGTGGTGTTTTTGGCCAAATGATATAGTCGTTTCTAAGACTCAGCGGCCATTTTGCTAACACATCCTGACTCTTCAttcacagtgataacacataccTAAAACTGTTGGTGATTCTGGAGTAACATCAATAACCACTGCCTCCACCGAGGACAGAAGTTGCTGCTGGATGCTCGGAAGGTCAGTAAAgtctgagacagacagagcgtaACTGGGATCATGTGATATCCTCTGCAATTCTCTGCTATCAGAGCTCCTTGTTCCAATTCCAAAGACCAAAACCCCAAGCTCCTTCAGAGCAGAGGCTGGCGTGTCAACATTGTCAACGGACCTTCCACCACTCAACAGAATCAGTAGCTGTGGAACGCCTTCCAAGCGTCTGCTTCCGGAGGAGGCAGTAAAGACATTGTCCCTCACATACTGGAGAGCTGCTCCAGTGTTGAGAGGTCTCCCGCCTTTGTGTCTCAGACCTCTTACAGTGTTGAGAATCTCTCCCTTTGTTGTGTATGTGTTCAGATAGAATTGGGCGGCTGGATCTCTACTGTACTGGACCACCGCAACGCGATCTTTGTTCTCATCCACACTGAGTGTCTCCACCACTCTTTGAACAAAGTCACGCATGGCTGGGAATCCACTCCTAGTGCCATCAGATCCATCCAGCAAGAACACAACATCCCTCCTGGGAGCCTGACTCTCAACTAGGGAATGTGAAGGTTCAGATAAAGAGTCATATTAAATGTGGCATAGGTAAGGGAAAACAGGACAAAGCTGCTTCTGTCACATGAAAGTCATCCCTTTCACTTATCACAAACAACTATTCAAAGAAAGTGACAATTTGTGCATTGGCCTGAGTTATATCATAGGGAACATTGGTACAGAGGTATGAAATGAAACCACATGAAAGGCCTCAGGGGAATCTACACAAGTGTTCTAAGCTATCAACTACTCTATCCTAATGTAAAAGAGGAATTGGAACAGATCAAAACCATATTTTTCTTACCTACTATTGTTGGTATTAGTGTTGATGTCATGGTTGTGTCCTGTATAATGGCAGTGTTCATGGCAGAAAGAAGCTGCTGTTGGATGTTGGGGAGGTCAGTAAATTCAGACACGGAGAGAGCATAACTGGGGTCATAGGATATCTTCTGTAATTCTCTGCTATCAGAGCTCCTTGTTCCAATTCCAAACACCAAGACACCAAGCTCCTTGAGAGCAGAAGCTGGTTTATCTACATTGTCAAAGGACCTTCCACCATTTAGCAGTATCAGAatctgtggaacactttcaaggcGCCTACTTCCAGAGGAGGCAGTAAAGACGTAGTCCCTGACATACTGGAGagctgctccagtgttgagggGTCTCCCTCCTTTGTGCTTCAGCCCTCTTACGGTGTCAACAACCTCTTGTTTTCTTGTGTAAGTGTTCAGATAGAAGTGGGCCTCTGGTTCTCTGCTATACTGTACCACAGAGACTCGATCTCTGTTCTCCCCTACAGTGAGTTTCTCCACTACTCTTTGAACAAAGTCACGCATTTCTGGGAAGCCATTCCTAGTGCCATCAGAACCATCCAGCAAGAATACTACATCCTTTCTGGCGATGCTTAGGTCCACTAAGAGTATcagaaacaaaacagaaaatgtATGTCAACATTGCTTCATCAAACCTGAAATATGTGTTTGTTGCTTTAGTTTTCCTAGATAATGCATCCGGTCTTACCTATGACTGTTGGGGAAATGGGTGTGGCGCCAACGTGTACAGTAATGAGTGAGGAGAAAAACTTATCCTGGACGCTGGGGAGATCAGAGAATTCAGAAACAGACTGGGAGTAACTGGGGTCAGAGGCAATCCTTTGAACCTCTTTGCTAGAATTTCTGTTTCCAATGGCAAAGATCAAGACCCCACTCTCTTTCAGGGCAGAAACTGGTATATCAACATTATCATTGGACCTCCCGCCACTCAGCAGTATCAGCATCTGAGGGACACCCTCTTGGCTTCTGCTTCCCGAGGAGGCAGTAAAGACGTTGTCCCTTACATACTGGAGGgctgccccagtgttgaggggtcTACCTCCTCTGTGCCTCAGACCTCTGACGATGTCAAGAATGTCGCCCTTTGTGGTGTAAGTGTTCAGATAGAAATTCACTTCTTGATCTCTACCGTACTGGACCACAGAAACGCGGTCTTTGTCTCCTCCCACATTGAGTTTCTCTACTACTCTCTGAACAAAATCACGCATTGCTGGGAATCCATTCCTTGTGCcatcagaaccatccagaaggaatACCACATCCTTTCTGGCGGTGTCATGATCAACTGAGAAAATAAATAGATTATGTCAATCAAACTGATCAAATGTGGTGTTTTTGGCCAAATGATATAGTCGTTTCTAAGACTCAGCGGCCATTTTTCTAACACATCCTGACTCTTCAttcacagtgataacacataccTAAAACTGTTGGTGATTCTGGAGTAACATCAATAACCACTGCCTCCACCGAGGACAGAAGTTGCTGTTGGATGCTCGGAAGGTCAGTAAAgtctgagacagacagagcgtaACTGGGATCATGTGATATCCTCTGCAATTCTCTGCTATCAGAGCTCCTTGTTCCAATTCCAAAGACCAAAACCCCAAGCTCCTTCAGAGCAGAAGCTGGCGTGTCAACATTGTCAACGGACCTTCCACCACTCAACAGAATCAGTAGCTGTGGAACGCCTTCCAAGCGTCTGCTTCCGGAGGAGGCAGTAAAGACATTGTCCCTCACGTACTGGAGAGCTGCTCCAGTGTTGAGAGGTCTCCCGCCTTTGTGTCTCAGACCTCTTACAGTGTTGAGAATCTCTCCCTTTGTTGTGTATGTGTTCAGATAGAATTGGGCGGCTGGATCTCTACTGTACTGGACCACCGCAACGCGATCTTTGTTCTCATCCACACTGAGTGTCTCCACCACTCTTTGAACAAAGTCACGCATGGCTGGGAATCCACTCCTAGTGCCATCAGATCCATCCAGCAAGAACACAACATCCCTCCTGGGAGCCTGACTCTCAACTAGGGAATGTGAAGGTTCAGATAAAGAGTCATATTACATGTGGCATAGGTAAGGGAAAACAGGACAAAGCTGCTTCTGTCACATGAAAGTCATCCCTTTCACTTATCACAAACAACTATTCAAAGAAAGTGACAATTTGTGCATTGGCCTGAGTTATATCATAGGGAACATTGGTACAGAGGTATGAAATGAAACCACATGAAAGGCCTCAGGGGAATCTACACAAGTGTTCTAAGCTATCAACTACTCTATCCTAATGTAAAAGAGGAATTGGAACAGATCAAAACCATATTTTTCTTACCTACTATTGTTGGTATTAGTGTTGATGTCATGGTTGTGTCCTGTATAATGGCAGTGTTCATGGCAGAAAGAAGCTGCTGTTGGATTTTGGGGAGGTCAGTAAATTCAGACACGGAGAGAGCATAACTGGGGTCATAGGATATCTTCTGTAATTCTCTGCTATCAGAGCTCCTTGTTCCAATTCCAAACACCAAGACACCAAGCTCCTTGAGAGCAGAAGCTGGTTTATCTACATTGTCAAAGGACCTTCCACCATTTAGCAGTATCAGAatctgtggaacactttcaaggcGCCTACTTCCAGAGGAGGCAGTAAAGACGTAGTCCCTGACATACTGGAGagctgctccagtgttgagggGTCTCCCTCCTTTGTGCTTCAGCCCTCTTACGGTGTCAACAACCTCTTCTTTTCTTGTGTAAGTGTTCAGATAGAAGTGGGCCTCTGGTTCTCTGCTATACTGTACCACAGAGACTCGATCTCTGTTCTCCCCTACAGTGAGTTTCTCCACTACTCTTTGAACAAAGTCACGCATTTCTGGGAAGCCATTCCTAGTGCCATCAGAACCATCCAGCAAGAATACTACATCCTTTCTGGCGATGCTTAGGTCCACTAAGAGTATcagaaacaaaacagaaaatgtATGTCAACATTGCTTCATCAAACCTGAAATATGTGTTTGTTGCTTTAGTTTTCCTAGATAATGCATCCGGTCTTACCTATGACTGTTGGGGAAATGGGTGTGGCGCCAACGTGTACAGTAATGAGTGAGGAGAAAAACTTATCCTGGACGCTGGGGAGATCAGAGAATTCAGAAACAGACTGGGAATAACTGGGGTTAGAGGCAATCCTTTGAACCTCTTTGCTAGAATTTCTGTTTCCAATGGCAAAGATCAAGACCCCACTCTCTTTCAGGGCAGAAACTGGTATGTCAACATTATCATTGGACCTCCCGCCACTCAGCAGTATCAGCATCTGAGGGACACCCTCTTGGCTTCTGCTTCCCGAGGAGGCAGTAAAGACGTTGTCCCTTACATACTGGAGGgctgccccagtgttgaggggtcTACCTCCTCTGTGCCTCAGACCTCTGACGATGTCAAGAATGTCGCCCTTTGTGGTGTAAGTGTTCAGATAGAAATTCACTTCTTGATCTCTACCGTACTGGACCACAGAAACGCGGTCTTTGTCTCCTCCCACATTGAGTTTCTCTACTACTCTCTGAACAAAATCACGCATTGCTGGGAATCCATTCCTTGTGCcatcagaaccatccagaaggaatACCACATCCTTTCTGGCGGTGTCATGATCAACTGAGAAAATAAATAGATTATGTCAATCAAACTGATCAAATGTGGTGTTTTTGGCCAAATGATATAGTCGTTTCTAAGACTCAGCGGCCATTTTGCTAACACATCCTGACTCTTCAttcacagtgataacacataccTAAAACTGTTGGTGATTCTGGAGTAACATCAATAACCACTGCCTCCACCGAGGATAGAAGTTGCTGCTGGATGCTCGGAAGGTCAGTAAAgtctgagacagacagagcgtaACTGGGATCATGTGATATCCTCTGCAATTCTCTGCTATCAGAGCTCCTTGTTCCAATTCCAAAGACCAAAACCCCAAGCTCCTTCAGAGCAGAGGCTGGCGTGTCAACATTGTCAACGGACCTTCCACCACTCAACAGAATCAGTAGCTGTGGAACGCCTTCCAAGCGTCTGCTTCCGGAGGAGGCAGTAAAGACATTGTCCCTCACGTACTGGAGAGCTGCTCCAGTGTTGAGAGGTCTCCCGCCTTTGTGTCTCAGACCTCTTACAGTGTTGAGAATCTCTCCCTTTGTTGTGTATGTGTTCAGGTAGAATTGGGCGGCTGGATCTCTACTGTACTGGACCACCGCAACGCGATCTTTGTTCTCATCCACACTGAGTGTCTCCACCACTCTTTGAACAAAGTCACGCATGGCTGGGAATCCACTCCTAGTGCCATCAGATCCATCCAGCAAGAACACAACATCCCTCCTGGGAGCCTGACTCTCAACTAGGGAATGTGAAGGTTCAGATAAAGAGTCATATTACATGTGGCATAGGTAAGGGAAAACAGGACAAAGCTGCTTCTGTCACATGAAAGTCATCCCTTTCACTTATCACAAACAACTATTCAAAGAAAGTGACAATTTGTGCATTGGCCTGAGTTATATCATAGGGAACATTGGTACAGAGGTATGAAATGAAACCACATGAAAGGCCTCAGGGGAATCTACACAAGTGTTCTAAGCTATCAACTACTCTATCCTAATGTAAAAGAGGAATTGGAACAGATCAAAACCATATTTTTCTTACCTACTATTGTTGGTATTAGCGTTGGTGTCATGGTTGTGTCCTGTATAATGGCAGTGTTCATGGCAGAAAGAAGCTGCTGTTGGATGTTGGGGAGGTCAGTAAATTCAGACACGGAGAGAGCATAACTGGGGTCATAGGATATCTTCTGTAATTCTCTGCTATCAGAGCTCCTTGTTCCAATTCCAAACACCAAGACTCCAAGCTCCTTGAGAGCAGAGGCTGGTTTATCTACATTGTCAAAGGACCTTCCACCATTTAGCAGTATCAGAatctgtggaacactttcaaggcGCCTACTTCCAGAGGAGGCAGTAAAGACGTAGTCCATGACATACTGGAGagctgctccagtgttgagggGTCTCCCTCCTCTGTGCTTCAGCCCTCTTACGGTGTCAACAACCTCTTGTTTTCTTGTGTAAGTGTTCAGATAGAAGTGGGCCTCTGGTTCTCTGCTATACTGTACCACAGAGACTCGATCTCTGTTCTCCCCTACAGTGAGTTTCTCCACTACTCTTTGAACAAAGTCACGCATTTCTGGGAAGCCATTCCTAGTGCCATCAGAACCATCCAGCAAGAATACTATATCCTTTCTGGCGATGCTTAGGTCCACTAAGAGTATcagaaacaaaacagaaaatgtATGTCAACATTGCTTCATCAAAGCTGAAATATGTGTTTGTTGCTTTAGTTTTCCTAGATAATGCATCCGGTCTTACCTATGACTGTTGGGGAAATGGGTGTGGCGCCAACGTGTACAGTAATGAGTGAGGAGAGAAACTTATCCTGGACGCTGGGGAGATCAGAGAATTCAGAAACAGACTGGGAATAACTGGGGTCAGAGGCAATCCTTTGAACCTCTTTGCTAGAATTTCTGTTTCCAATGGCAAAGATCAAGACCCCACTCTCTTTCAGGGCAGAAACTGGTATATCAACATTATCATTGGACCTCCCGCCACTCAGCAGTATCAGCATCTGAGGGACACCCTCTTGGCTTCTGCTTCCCGAGGAGGCAGTAAAGACGTTGTCCCTTACATACTGGAGGgctgccccagtgttgaggggtcTACCTCCTCTGTGCCTCAGACCTCTGATGATGTCAAGAATGTCACCCTTTGTGGTGTATGTGTTCAGATAGAAATTCACTTCTTGATCTCTACCGTACTGGACCACAGAAACGCGGTCTTTGTCTCCTCCCACATTGAGTTTCTCTACTACTCTCTGAACAAAATCACGCATTGCTGGGAATCCATTCCTTGTGCcatcagaaccatccagaaggaatACCACATCCTTTCTGGCGGTGTCATGATCAACTGAGAAAATAAATAGATTATGTCAATCAAACTGATCAAATGTGGTGTTTTTGGCCAAATGATATAGTCGTTTCTAAGACTCAGCGGCCATTTTGCTAACACATCCTGACTCTTCAttcacagtgataacacataccTAAAACTGTTGGTGATTCTGGAGTAACATCAATAACCACTGCCTCCACCGAGGACAGAAGTTGCTGCTGGATGCTCGGAAGGTCAGTAAAgtctgagacagacagagcgtaACTGGGATCATGTGATATCCTCTGCAATTCTCTGCTATCAGAGCTCCTTGTTCCAATTCCAAAGACCAAAACCCCAAGCTCCTTCAGAGCAGAGGCTGGCGTGTCAACATTGTCAACGGACCTTCCACCACTCAACAGAATCAGTAGCTGTGGAACACCTTCCAAGCGTCTGCTTCCGGAGGAGGCAGTAAAGACATTGTCCCTCACATACTGGAGAGCTGCTCCAGTGTTGAGAGGTCTCCCGCCTTTGTGTCTCAGACCTCTTACAGTGTTGAGAATCTCTCCCTTTGTTGTGTATGTGTTCAGGTAGAATTGGGCGGCTGGATCTCTACTGTACTGGACCACCGCAACGCGATCTTTGTTCTCATCCACACTGAGTGTCTCCACCACTCTTTGAACAAAGTCACGCATGGCTGGGAATCCACTCCTAGTGCCATCAGATCCATCCAGCAAGAACACAACATCCCTCCTGGGAGCCTGACTCTCAACTAGGGAATGTGAAGGTTCAGATAAAGAGTCATATTACATGTGGCATAGGTAAGGGAAAACAGGACAAAGCTGCTTCTGTCACATGAAAGTCATTCCTTTCACTTATCACAAACAACTATTCAAAGAAAGTGACAATGTGTGCATTGGCCTGAGTTATATCATAGGGAACATTGGTACAGAGGTATGAAATGAAACCACATGAAAGGCCT encodes the following:
- the LOC139538293 gene encoding collagen alpha-3(VI) chain-like, with product MRDFVQRVVEKLNVGGDKDRVSVVQYGRDQEVNFYLNTYTTKGDILDIVRGLRHRGGRPLNTGAALQYVRDNVFTASSGSRSQEGVPQMLILLSGGRSNDNVDIPVSALKESGVLIFAIGNRNSSKEVQRIASNPSYSQSVSEFSDLPSVQDKFFSSLITVHVGATPISPTVIVDLSIARKDVVFLLDGSDGTRNGFPEMRDFVQRVVEKLTVGENRDRVSVVQYSREPEAHFYLNTYTRKEEVVDTVRGLKHKGGRPLNTGAALQYVRDYVFTASSGSRRLESVPQILILLNGGRSFDNVDKPASALKELGVLVFGIGTRSSDSRELQKISYDPSYALSVSEFTDLPKIQQQLLSAMNTAIIQDTTMTSTLIPTIVVESQAPRRDVVFLLDGSDGTRSGFPAMRDFVQRVVETLSVDENKDRVAVVQYSRDPAAQFYLNTYTTKGEILNTVRGLRHKGGRPLNTGAALQYVRDNVFTASSGSRRLEGVPQLLILLSGGRSVDNVDTPASALKELGVLVFGIGTRSSDSRELQRISHDPSYALSVSDFTDLPSIQQQLLSSVEAVVIDVTPESPTVLVDHDTARKDVVFLLDGSDGTRNGFPAMRDFVQRVVEKLNVGGDKDRVSVVQYGRDQEVNFYLNTYTTKGDILDIVRGLRHRGGRPLNTGAALQYVRDNVFTASSGSRSQEGVPQMLILLSGGRSNDNVDIPVSALKESGVLIFAIGNRNSSKEVQRIASDPSYSQSVSEFSDLPSVQDKFFSSLITVHVGATPISPTVIVDLSIARKDVVFLLDGSDGTRNGFPEMRDFVQRVVEKLTVGENRDRVSVVQYSREPEAHFYLNTYTRKQEVVDTVRGLKHKGGRPLNTGAALQYVRDYVFTASSGSRRLESVPQILILLNGGRSFDNVDKPASALKELGVLVFGIGTRSSDSRELQKISYDPSYALSVSEFTDLPNIQQQLLSAMNTAIIQDTTMTSTLIPTIVGKKNMVLICSNSSFTLG